Proteins found in one Microcella daejeonensis genomic segment:
- a CDS encoding ECF transporter S component — translation MVTTASPSTSTAPRRPNLRWRVVDIVVASVLAVAGGLVFVLWNSVGYSVITSPFEAALPGLQALFHGVWLFPGVLVALVVRKPGAALYGEIVAASVSALIGTEWGPLTLLSGLIQGLGAELVLAFLLYRAWGLIPALLAGAGAGVAMVVLDLTVWYVGAAPLFATVYAVCGIISGALFAGLGSWLLMRGLARTGALSRFAAGRELRSRAES, via the coding sequence ATGGTCACCACCGCATCACCGTCCACCTCCACCGCCCCGCGCCGCCCGAACCTGCGCTGGCGCGTCGTCGACATCGTCGTGGCGAGCGTGCTCGCCGTCGCCGGCGGTCTCGTCTTCGTCCTGTGGAACTCCGTCGGCTACAGCGTCATCACGAGCCCCTTCGAGGCGGCGCTGCCCGGCCTGCAGGCGCTGTTCCACGGCGTCTGGCTGTTCCCGGGCGTGCTCGTCGCGCTCGTCGTGCGCAAGCCGGGGGCCGCGCTCTACGGCGAGATCGTCGCGGCATCCGTCTCGGCGCTCATCGGCACCGAGTGGGGTCCGCTCACGCTGCTCTCCGGCCTCATCCAGGGTCTCGGCGCCGAGCTCGTGCTCGCCTTCCTCCTCTACCGGGCCTGGGGCCTCATCCCGGCCCTGCTCGCCGGTGCCGGCGCGGGCGTCGCGATGGTCGTGCTCGATCTGACCGTCTGGTACGTCGGAGCCGCGCCGCTCTTCGCCACCGTCTACGCGGTCTGCGGCATCATCTCGGGCGCGCTGTTCGCCGGGCTCGGCTCGTGGCTCCTCATGCGCGGGCTCGCCCGCACGGGGGCGCTCAGCCGGTTCGCCGCGGGGCGCGAGCTGCGGTCGCGTGCCGAGTCCTGA
- a CDS encoding ATP-binding cassette domain-containing protein, translated as MPSPDPAGLHHDPLPAGMRDAAPGSGRGAASLAAEAWSWTPAGRDAPVLDGVDLRVRPGERVLLLGASGSGKSTLLQAWAGVLGGDDEGVQAGALTVDGVEPGAARGRVGLLLQDPDAQLVLARAGDDVAFGPENLGVPAEEIARRVPAALAAVGLSGLALDHDTSRLSGGQKQRLALAGVMAMHPGALLLDEPTAQLDPDGVREVAGAVAALVADRSMTLLVVEHRVDVWAPLVDRVVVLEGGRVVADGPTGEVLEAQGAALAARGVWVPGRAPAHPVAASTPAGDALLTARDLAVRPAGGAVVARGLDLEVRAGEVVALTGPNGAGKSTLLLTLAGLLPAAEGSVVATIPDDAGGEQPTGSDPAAWRSAELVARIGVVFQNPEHQFVAPTVREELAVGPVALGREPQRVADDVDALLDPLRLRHLAPASPFTLSGGEQRRLSVATALATAPPVLLLDEPSFGQDSRTWAELAALLAAHRDGGGAVVMATHDRALITALGAREVRLPRPEPIEEPVGGHPAPATGTAQPATGTAPARRAALADRLNPAAGLAAALLPALVLVSTIDVVSAGTALVLQLLLMPLLGVPARTLLLRFIPVLVAAPLTALTILLYGQVSGTVHAEFLLVRISDGSIELALATLLRVLAIGLPAIALFSRPDATRLGDALGQNLRLPARFVLGAVAALRLIGLLRSDARTLQRARRARGIGDRRRLRRAAGLVFSLLVLSLRRGSALAIGMEARGFGADAPRTWTRPSRWTRTDSAVVVVGMLVSALAITAAVLTGEFTGALR; from the coding sequence GTGCCGAGTCCTGACCCGGCGGGGCTGCACCACGACCCGCTCCCGGCGGGCATGAGGGATGCCGCACCCGGCTCCGGCCGCGGTGCGGCGTCCCTCGCCGCCGAGGCCTGGAGCTGGACCCCCGCGGGCCGTGATGCCCCCGTGCTCGATGGCGTCGACCTGCGGGTGCGGCCCGGCGAGCGCGTGCTGCTGCTCGGCGCCTCGGGCAGCGGCAAGTCGACCCTGCTGCAGGCGTGGGCCGGGGTGCTGGGCGGTGACGACGAGGGCGTCCAGGCCGGAGCCCTCACCGTCGACGGCGTCGAGCCCGGGGCCGCGCGCGGCCGGGTCGGGCTGCTGCTGCAGGATCCCGACGCCCAGCTCGTGCTCGCCCGGGCGGGCGACGACGTCGCTTTCGGCCCCGAGAACCTCGGGGTGCCGGCGGAGGAGATCGCGCGCCGGGTGCCGGCGGCGCTCGCCGCGGTCGGCCTCAGCGGCCTCGCCCTCGACCACGACACCTCCCGGCTCTCCGGCGGGCAGAAGCAGCGTCTCGCCCTCGCGGGCGTCATGGCCATGCACCCCGGTGCGCTGCTGCTCGACGAGCCGACGGCGCAGCTCGACCCCGACGGCGTGCGCGAGGTGGCGGGGGCCGTCGCCGCGCTCGTCGCCGACCGCTCGATGACGCTCCTCGTCGTCGAGCACCGCGTCGACGTCTGGGCGCCGCTCGTCGACCGGGTCGTGGTGCTGGAGGGCGGTCGGGTCGTCGCCGACGGCCCGACCGGCGAGGTGCTCGAGGCGCAGGGCGCGGCGCTGGCGGCGCGCGGCGTGTGGGTTCCCGGGCGGGCGCCCGCGCATCCCGTCGCCGCATCGACACCTGCGGGGGATGCCCTGCTCACGGCCCGCGACCTCGCCGTGCGCCCGGCGGGGGGCGCGGTCGTCGCCCGCGGCCTCGACCTCGAGGTGCGCGCGGGCGAGGTCGTCGCGCTCACCGGGCCGAACGGCGCGGGCAAGAGCACGCTGCTGCTCACGCTCGCCGGGCTGCTGCCCGCCGCGGAGGGCTCGGTGGTCGCGACGATCCCGGACGACGCAGGCGGCGAGCAGCCGACCGGGTCCGACCCCGCCGCCTGGCGCTCGGCCGAGCTCGTCGCGCGCATCGGCGTCGTCTTCCAGAACCCCGAGCACCAGTTCGTCGCGCCGACCGTGCGCGAGGAGCTCGCCGTGGGCCCCGTCGCCCTCGGCCGCGAGCCGCAGCGCGTCGCCGACGACGTCGACGCGCTGCTCGACCCCCTGCGGCTGCGGCACCTCGCCCCCGCGAGTCCGTTCACGCTCAGCGGCGGCGAGCAGCGGCGGCTCTCCGTCGCGACCGCCCTCGCGACCGCGCCGCCGGTGCTGCTGCTCGACGAGCCGAGCTTCGGGCAGGACTCCCGCACCTGGGCCGAGCTCGCCGCGCTGCTCGCCGCGCACCGCGACGGCGGGGGAGCGGTCGTCATGGCCACGCACGACCGCGCGCTCATCACGGCGCTCGGCGCCCGCGAGGTGCGCCTGCCCCGGCCGGAGCCGATCGAGGAGCCCGTGGGCGGGCATCCCGCGCCGGCGACCGGCACCGCCCAGCCGGCGACCGGCACCGCGCCCGCCCGGCGCGCCGCCCTCGCCGATCGGCTCAACCCCGCCGCCGGGCTCGCCGCGGCCCTGCTGCCCGCCCTCGTGCTGGTCAGCACGATCGACGTCGTCTCGGCGGGCACCGCGCTCGTGCTGCAGCTGCTGCTCATGCCGCTGCTCGGGGTGCCCGCGCGCACGCTGCTGCTGCGGTTCATCCCCGTGCTCGTCGCGGCGCCCCTGACGGCGCTGACGATCCTGCTCTACGGCCAGGTCTCGGGCACGGTGCACGCCGAGTTCCTCCTCGTGCGCATCAGCGACGGCTCCATCGAGCTCGCGCTCGCCACCCTGCTGCGCGTGCTCGCCATCGGGCTGCCCGCCATCGCGCTGTTCTCGCGCCCCGATGCGACGCGGCTCGGCGACGCCCTGGGGCAGAACCTGCGCCTGCCGGCGCGCTTCGTGCTCGGGGCCGTCGCGGCGCTGCGGCTCATCGGCCTGCTGCGCTCCGACGCCCGCACCCTGCAGCGCGCCCGTCGCGCGCGCGGCATCGGCGACCGCCGCCGGCTGCGCCGCGCCGCCGGGCTCGTGTTCTCGCTGCTCGTGCTCTCCCTGCGCCGCGGCTCGGCCCTCGCCATCGGCATGGAGGCGCGCGGCTTCGGCGCCGACGCCCCGCGCACGTGGACGAGGCCGTCGCGGTGGACGCGCACCGACTCCGCGGTCGTCGTCGTCGGGATGCTCGTCTCGGCCCTCGCGATCACCGCGGCCGTTCTCACGGGGGAGTTCACCGGTGCGCTGCGCTGA
- a CDS encoding TerC family protein, with protein MDIVFTPELLVAFGTLLVLEIVLGIDNVVFISILAGKLPPEQQNKARVLGLSLAMFLRIGLLFAASWVITLTADVFELFGMGFSGKDMILIAGGLFLLYKAVTEIHERLEGEEHHEGGAGKKAATFGGVIVQILLIDLVFSIDSVITAVGMVDELWVMVAAVVIAVLIMLFTAKAVSDFVNRHPTVKMLALAFLVLIGVMLIAEGFEYKIDKALIYGPIAFAIGVEVLNLIARGRAAKKRATHSEPLHLRQGTMKVEDGDVVASTPSGAGDHSI; from the coding sequence ATGGACATCGTCTTCACCCCGGAGCTGCTGGTCGCCTTCGGCACCCTGCTCGTGCTCGAGATCGTGCTCGGCATCGACAACGTCGTCTTCATCTCGATCCTCGCCGGCAAGCTGCCGCCCGAGCAGCAGAACAAGGCGCGGGTGCTGGGCCTGAGCCTCGCGATGTTCCTGCGCATCGGCCTCCTCTTCGCCGCCAGCTGGGTGATCACGCTCACCGCCGACGTGTTCGAGCTCTTCGGCATGGGCTTCTCGGGCAAGGACATGATCCTCATCGCCGGTGGGCTCTTCCTGCTGTACAAGGCCGTCACCGAGATCCACGAGCGCCTCGAGGGCGAGGAGCACCACGAGGGCGGCGCCGGCAAGAAGGCGGCCACCTTCGGCGGGGTCATCGTGCAGATCCTGCTCATCGACCTCGTGTTCTCGATCGACTCGGTCATCACCGCCGTCGGCATGGTCGACGAGCTCTGGGTGATGGTCGCCGCGGTCGTCATCGCCGTGCTCATCATGCTGTTCACCGCCAAGGCCGTGAGCGACTTCGTGAACCGCCACCCCACCGTCAAGATGCTCGCGCTCGCCTTCCTCGTGCTCATCGGCGTCATGCTCATCGCCGAGGGCTTCGAGTACAAGATCGACAAGGCGCTCATCTACGGCCCGATCGCCTTCGCCATCGGCGTCGAGGTGCTCAACCTCATCGCGCGCGGGCGGGCTGCGAAGAAGCGCGCCACGCACAGCGAGCCGCTGCACCTGCGCCAGGGCACGATGAAGGTGGAGGACGGCGACGTCGTCGCCTCGACCCCCTCGGGCGCCGGCGACCACTCGATCTGA